Proteins from one Cervus canadensis isolate Bull #8, Minnesota chromosome 25, ASM1932006v1, whole genome shotgun sequence genomic window:
- the LOC122427650 gene encoding dihydrofolate reductase-like, producing the protein MVRPLNCIVAVSQNMGIGKDGNLPWPPLRNEFRYFQRMTTVSSVEGKQNLVIMGRKTWFSIPEKNRPLKDRINIVLSRELKDPPKGAHFLAKSLDDALELIEDPELTNKVDMVWIVGGSSVYKEAMNKPGHLRLFVTRIMQEFESDTFFPEIDFEKYKLLPEYPGCPGGKRH; encoded by the coding sequence ATGGTTCGTCCGCTAAACTGCATCGTCGCTGTGTCCCAGAACATGGGCATCGGCAAGGACGGGAACCTGCCCTGGCCTCCACTCAGAAATGAATTCAGGTATTTCCAAAGAATGACTACAGTCTCTTCAGTAGAAGGTAAACAGAATTTGGTGATTATGGGTAGGAAGACCTGGTTCTCCATTCCAGAGAAGAATCGACCTTTAAAGGACAGAATTAATATAGTTCTCAGTAGAGAACTCAAGGACCCTCCAAAGGGAGCTCATTTTCTTGCCAAAAGTCTGGATGATGCCTTAGAACTTATTGAAGATCCAGAATTAACAAATAAAGTAGACATGGTTTGGATAGTGGGAGGCAGTTCTGTTTATAAGGAAGCCATGAACAAGCCAGGCCATCTTAGACTATTTGTGACAAGGATCATGCAAGAATTTGAAAGTGATACGTTTTTCCCAgaaattgattttgaaaaatataaacttcTTCCAGAATACCCAGGATGTCCAGGAGGAAAAAGGCATTAA